One genomic region from bacterium encodes:
- a CDS encoding saccharopine dehydrogenase NADP-binding domain-containing protein, translating into MSDSTRDFEIVLWGASGFTGKLTAEYLLRKHGAAGDLRWAIGGRNREKLERVRRELADETGVDCEALPILVGDSDDAAALEAIARRTKVVCTTVGPYAKYGSKLVEACAKTGTDYCDLTGEVHWMARMIEAHADAAEASGARIVFTTGFDCIPSDLGVFFLQRETIARHGTPASQVQLRVKGFSGGASGGTIASMLTMLEEAGRDSEVMRVMNEPYSLNPKDRQTGPDSPERFTPSYDEAFGQWVAPFVMAGINTKVVRRSNALLGFRYGEDFRYDEAMLMGAGPAGMAKASATSFGSAATMGMMAIGPIRRLVSGRLPQPGDGPTKAQREKGYFDLRLRGTTPDGRVVNARVRGDRDPGYGSTAKMLAESALCLARDTLDSPGGMHTPASAMGEALLARMPDAGVTFEVVG; encoded by the coding sequence ATGTCCGATTCCACGCGTGATTTCGAGATCGTCTTGTGGGGCGCGAGCGGCTTCACCGGCAAGCTCACCGCCGAGTACCTGCTCCGGAAGCACGGCGCGGCCGGCGATCTCCGTTGGGCAATCGGCGGACGCAATCGCGAGAAGCTCGAGCGGGTGCGCCGGGAGCTCGCCGACGAGACTGGCGTCGATTGCGAAGCGCTGCCGATCCTCGTCGGCGACAGCGACGACGCGGCGGCCCTCGAAGCGATCGCCCGCCGGACGAAGGTCGTCTGTACGACGGTCGGTCCCTACGCGAAGTACGGATCGAAGCTGGTCGAGGCCTGCGCGAAGACCGGGACCGACTATTGCGACCTGACCGGCGAGGTCCACTGGATGGCGCGCATGATCGAGGCCCACGCCGACGCGGCGGAGGCGAGCGGCGCGCGGATCGTGTTCACGACCGGCTTCGACTGCATCCCCTCGGATCTCGGCGTGTTCTTCCTCCAGCGCGAGACGATCGCGCGCCACGGCACGCCGGCCTCGCAGGTCCAGCTCCGGGTGAAGGGATTCAGCGGAGGGGCGAGTGGCGGCACGATCGCGAGCATGCTGACGATGCTCGAGGAGGCAGGCCGCGACTCCGAGGTCATGCGGGTGATGAACGAGCCCTACTCGCTCAATCCGAAGGACCGGCAGACCGGGCCCGATTCCCCGGAGCGGTTCACGCCGAGCTATGACGAGGCGTTCGGACAATGGGTCGCGCCCTTCGTGATGGCGGGGATCAACACGAAGGTCGTCCGTCGTTCGAACGCGCTGCTCGGCTTTCGCTACGGCGAGGACTTCCGATACGACGAAGCCATGTTGATGGGGGCCGGACCGGCGGGGATGGCGAAGGCCTCGGCAACGAGCTTCGGCTCGGCAGCGACGATGGGCATGATGGCGATCGGCCCGATCCGGCGACTCGTCTCCGGGCGGCTGCCGCAGCCCGGCGACGGCCCGACGAAGGCGCAGCGCGAGAAGGGCTACTTCGACCTCCGGCTGCGCGGGACGACCCCGGACGGCCGCGTCGTGAACGCGCGCGTCCGCGGCGACCGCGACCCGGGCTACGGCTCGACCGCGAAGATGCTCGCGGAGAGCGCGCTCTGCCTGGCGCGCGACACGCTCGACTCGCCCGGCGGGATGCACACGCCGGCGAGCGCGATGGGGGAGGCGCTGCTCGCGCGGATGCCCGATGCCGGGGTGACCTTCGAGGTCGTGGGCTGA
- a CDS encoding cytochrome P450 — protein sequence MAAAAEITPALRLDRPIDLASRDFLHHKEAWYARLRDESPVADGRVSLMRLKLVSRYEDCRFVLTDPRFVRNRARSLGRSSGGALPIPLPKAIAALTTSMIYEDEPEHRRHRNLVNQAFTARRVAAFEPRVEAISSSLLDSLEAKCDRDPGREIDLLEDYARWVPMKVIAELVGIRPEEAVEMESGLTILSRGLSGPRIVKTMLWDLRRVGAFIRELIERKRKQPSDDLLSALIEAEEDGDRLTTDELVAMVFLLIIAGLETTEHLITNGIRFWLESPDVRARVEGDPDRWPGAMEELVRLQGPVLGTKPVRPMEDLEIAGTRIARGTMIMPMLGAANRDPAAFDDPLRFDETRSPNPHLGFGFGAHFCLGKQLALMEARIGLRRLFERFPEARFGRDPGTLELANWPGWHRHVAMPVVLR from the coding sequence ATGGCCGCCGCCGCCGAGATCACGCCCGCACTCCGCCTCGATCGTCCGATCGACCTCGCGTCGAGGGACTTCCTCCACCACAAGGAGGCCTGGTACGCGCGCCTCCGGGACGAGTCCCCCGTCGCGGACGGCCGGGTCAGCCTCATGCGGCTCAAGCTCGTCTCCCGCTACGAGGACTGCCGCTTCGTCCTGACGGATCCGCGCTTCGTCCGGAATCGCGCGCGCTCCCTCGGCCGATCGAGCGGAGGCGCGCTCCCGATCCCCCTCCCGAAGGCGATCGCCGCGCTCACCACGAGCATGATCTACGAGGACGAACCGGAACACCGCCGCCACCGCAACCTCGTCAATCAGGCCTTCACCGCCCGACGCGTCGCCGCCTTCGAGCCACGGGTCGAAGCGATCTCATCGAGCCTCCTCGACTCGCTCGAGGCGAAGTGCGATCGAGACCCCGGTCGGGAGATCGACCTGCTCGAGGACTACGCGCGCTGGGTGCCGATGAAGGTGATCGCCGAGCTGGTCGGGATCCGGCCCGAAGAAGCCGTGGAGATGGAGAGCGGGCTCACCATCCTGTCGAGAGGCTTGAGCGGCCCTCGCATCGTCAAGACGATGCTCTGGGATCTCCGGCGGGTCGGCGCCTTCATTCGCGAGCTGATCGAGCGCAAACGCAAGCAGCCTTCGGACGATCTGCTCTCCGCGTTGATCGAGGCCGAGGAGGACGGCGACCGGCTGACGACCGACGAGCTCGTCGCGATGGTCTTCCTCCTGATCATCGCCGGCCTCGAGACGACCGAGCACCTGATCACGAACGGCATCCGCTTCTGGCTCGAGTCACCGGACGTGCGCGCACGAGTCGAGGGCGACCCCGACCGATGGCCCGGGGCGATGGAAGAGCTCGTTCGGCTCCAGGGCCCCGTGCTCGGCACGAAGCCGGTCCGTCCGATGGAAGACCTCGAGATCGCCGGGACGCGGATCGCGCGGGGGACGATGATCATGCCGATGCTCGGTGCGGCCAATCGCGACCCCGCCGCGTTCGACGATCCGCTCCGCTTCGACGAGACCCGCTCGCCCAATCCGCACCTGGGTTTCGGATTCGGCGCCCACTTCTGCCTGGGCAAACAGCTCGCCTTGATGGAGGCGCGCATCGGCCTGCGACGCCTCTTCGAGCGCTTTCCGGAAGCGCGCTTCGGCCGCGACCCGGGCACCCTGGAGCTCGCGAACTGGCCCGGCTGGCATCGTCACGTCGCGATGCCGGTCGTGCTGCGCTGA
- a CDS encoding isoprenylcysteine carboxylmethyltransferase family protein, translating to MTEADATEEKERGAAVTIPPPVIPVVMLALGVAVETFAAPLGAAPVGLARWGGGLALTAFGIVLLAAAAGLFRKTGQDPKPWEPAPELIVEGIYLYTRNPMYVAFGALQAGLGMLLGSYLPGLLVPVSWWIIYHIAIQHEEVYLLEKFGADYEAYLGRVRRWL from the coding sequence ATGACCGAAGCCGATGCGACCGAAGAGAAGGAACGTGGCGCGGCCGTCACGATTCCGCCGCCGGTCATCCCCGTCGTGATGCTGGCTCTGGGCGTCGCCGTCGAAACCTTCGCGGCCCCGCTCGGTGCGGCGCCCGTTGGCCTGGCGCGCTGGGGCGGCGGCCTCGCGCTCACGGCATTCGGCATCGTGCTGCTCGCCGCCGCTGCCGGGCTCTTCCGGAAGACGGGACAGGATCCGAAGCCCTGGGAGCCGGCTCCGGAGCTGATCGTCGAAGGGATCTATCTCTACACGCGCAACCCGATGTACGTGGCGTTCGGCGCGCTCCAGGCGGGGCTCGGCATGCTGCTCGGGAGCTATCTCCCCGGGCTGCTCGTCCCCGTCTCGTGGTGGATCATCTACCACATCGCGATCCAGCACGAGGAGGTCTATCTCCTCGAGAAGTTCGGCGCAGACTACGAGGCCTACCTGGGCCGCGTTCGGCGCTGGCTCTAG